TGACGCAAGCCAGCATGCCGATCATCTACCAAGCCGCCCTAAGCAACGCCCCGTGGAACTCGGCCACGATGACTCCGCTCTTCGATGAGCCGTTTGATTTCGGTGCCATCTCAACCGATGTCGTCCTGGAGTCGGAACTTTTCTTCAGCGACCAAAAATACGAGTACGAACGCAACTTCGCAAAGAAGCAAAAAATCCCCGCTTACCTCGACGGGCGCGAATTCTTCCTGCTCCCCTCCGACCGCCGGCACGCCTTCGAGTGCGCCAAGGCCGGCGACATCATCGGCATCGCGTTTTCCTCCGACACCAGCGCCCTCGAATCCCTCAAGGAACAAGGCTTCAAGGAAAAGGATACCCTGCGCCTTGCGAGACAGCCCGACAAATTCCCCGACCGCACCCTGATCGTCCATACGCGCTCCATTGCGCCGGGCGAAAAAATCACCATGCCCGCGCGCACCCTCCTCGCTGGCGTCGCCACCCCCTGTCGCGTGACCGGCGAGACGCTATACAACAACATCGTCCTCCCGAGACAATGGCCGCCCCATCGCAACATCCACTCGGATGGGCCTCCGGAAATTCCCTACCTGAAAAAACGCCCGAACGTGGTGCCCATCGACATCGGGCGCCAGTTGTTTGTCGACGATTTCCTCATCGAAAAAACATCCCTCGCCCGCGAATTCCACAAACCCGAAAAATACAAGGGCAACCCCGTGCTCAAACCCGAGACCGGGCTTGAGAAAAAATCCGTCTATGCCGACTGCCCCGTTGCCGCCCCCCTCGGTGGCTCCATTTGGTGGAATCACGACAAGCAGCTTTTCGAAATCTGGTATGAAGCCGGCCACCTCACCAACCTCGCCTACGCCACGAGCAAGGACGGCCTTAACTGGGAGCGCCCCTCGCTCGATGTGTTTCCCGGCACCAACAAAATCCTCGACCGCGCCCCCGACTCATGGAGCGTCGTCTATGATTTCTTGGAAACCAATCCCCTGGAAAAATACAAACTCTTCATGCGCCCCGCAAACCTCGACGGACGCCGCGGACGCGTCTACACTTCGCCCGACGGCATCCACTGGAAAGACCACGGCTGGGGCGGACACACCGGCGATCGCCCCACGTTTTTCCACAACCCTTTCCGCAAAAAATGGGTTTTCTCCCTGCGCTGGGAACTCAACAACTGGGGCATCGGACGCTCCCGCGGCTACGTCGAGGCCGACACCTTTGTCCAAGGCGCCAAGTGGACCCCTTCCACGCCCGTCTTTTGGGCGCGCGCCGACAAACTCGACAAACACTTCGATGACGGCATCCCCGAGAACGACGATTTTACCATCCAGCTCTACAACATCGACACCTGCGCCTATGAAAGCATCCTCGTCTCGTTCTTTCAGCTCTTCTACGGCCCCGAGAATAGATACTGGGCCGCGCGCGGCCTGCCCAAGCTCACCGCGCTCAATTTCGCTTACAGCCGCGACGGTTTTCACTGGGACCGCCCCGACCGCTCGCTCGCCATCAAACCCACGCAAAAATACGGCGACTGGGACTGCGGCTACGTCCAAAGCGTCGGCAACCTCATGGCCGTGCGCGGTGACAAACTGCTCATCTACTACACCGCATTTGCGGGCGACCCCTCCCGCAAATGGGATCCGAAGGCTCCCGGCGGCATCATGGGATCCGGCATGCACGTCAACGGCGCGATGGGCGTCGCCATTTTGCGCCGCGATGGCTTTGCGTCGATGAACGCGCAAGGCGGGGGAACGCTCACCACGCGCCCGGTTATGTTTTCCGGAAAACATCTTTTCGTGAACGTGGATGCGCCCAAGGGCGAGCTGCTGGCGCAAGTCGTCGGACTCGACGGCAAGCCGGTCGCCCCCTTCACGTTTGAAAATTGCGAGGGACTGCGCGGCGACACGACGATTGGCCAGATGACGTGGAAAGGCGGCGGCGACCTCTCCCCGCTTGCGGGCAAGCCCGTGCGCTTCGAGTTTAAACTAAGGCAGGGCAAGCTCTACGCATTCTGGGTGAGCCGCGACGAAAGCGGACGCAGCGACGGATACGTCGCGGGCGGCGGCCCTGGGTTCATCTCCAATATCGACACACGCGGCAAGGATGCCTACGCGCCGAACGCCGGGTTCGTCAAACAACTCAACCAATAATACCATTTGCGAAATATTTTTAGACTTATCATGGCAGGGCGAAGCCTCCGTGCATGGAGTCAAGACATCGTTAACAGATGTATCAGAACATTGTTTATACCTTTGGAGGTGGAAGTTGAGAGGAAGCATCCCTTCCGCATCACCGTCCATCGACCAATTAACCTCGGGCATGCGCCTGAAAACCAACTGAAAATTTCCCAAAATCATTTTCGCCATGAATTCAAACTCCCCCGTCCGCAGTTCCCTTCCGGCCACGCCGGCAAAACGCGGTTTTTTCCGCTGGAGCATCTGCGCGATGCTGTTTTTCGCGCTTACCATCAATTATCTCGACCGCTTTGTGCTCGGCATCCTCTCGCCCGAGTTGATAAAGAAGTTCGGCTGGACGCCCGCTGACTACACCGACATTGTCTTCTGCTTCGAGATCGCCTAC
This genomic stretch from Termitidicoccus mucosus harbors:
- a CDS encoding glycosyl hydrolase family 32 produces the protein MKGNTLLALLLVATMPLLPASPLPLGGEAVTQASMPIIYQAALSNAPWNSATMTPLFDEPFDFGAISTDVVLESELFFSDQKYEYERNFAKKQKIPAYLDGREFFLLPSDRRHAFECAKAGDIIGIAFSSDTSALESLKEQGFKEKDTLRLARQPDKFPDRTLIVHTRSIAPGEKITMPARTLLAGVATPCRVTGETLYNNIVLPRQWPPHRNIHSDGPPEIPYLKKRPNVVPIDIGRQLFVDDFLIEKTSLAREFHKPEKYKGNPVLKPETGLEKKSVYADCPVAAPLGGSIWWNHDKQLFEIWYEAGHLTNLAYATSKDGLNWERPSLDVFPGTNKILDRAPDSWSVVYDFLETNPLEKYKLFMRPANLDGRRGRVYTSPDGIHWKDHGWGGHTGDRPTFFHNPFRKKWVFSLRWELNNWGIGRSRGYVEADTFVQGAKWTPSTPVFWARADKLDKHFDDGIPENDDFTIQLYNIDTCAYESILVSFFQLFYGPENRYWAARGLPKLTALNFAYSRDGFHWDRPDRSLAIKPTQKYGDWDCGYVQSVGNLMAVRGDKLLIYYTAFAGDPSRKWDPKAPGGIMGSGMHVNGAMGVAILRRDGFASMNAQGGGTLTTRPVMFSGKHLFVNVDAPKGELLAQVVGLDGKPVAPFTFENCEGLRGDTTIGQMTWKGGGDLSPLAGKPVRFEFKLRQGKLYAFWVSRDESGRSDGYVAGGGPGFISNIDTRGKDAYAPNAGFVKQLNQ